The Chroicocephalus ridibundus chromosome 2, bChrRid1.1, whole genome shotgun sequence genome includes a region encoding these proteins:
- the LOC134512356 gene encoding uncharacterized protein LOC134512356 has product MLKSQQQIIVDLQQKLAEQQHILVSQQREILEQQRKMYEQMDLIKVQYGMLFDTVKQMSFQSLQEDIQNYFESHLQGLQNQVRNHLQKSYSVHKVEVDAKVINVGESLLDCGLCESDEFCNFQKTPSQCEKCTLCPAGFFQMAECSANSDRICQDRDECTESPSICGERIKCLNTPGGFRCLGIAEKDAALGLCGEEYFFNKEMQECQACLKCEDGMVAVPCSTVSDTVCSATGENKLSESWAANIILPSVKSGISPVYSGLNLKIKAKLPCEILSVEDNSLVFRQHGLLWTDLNFAVKHNCRNFLQLSLKLNGSEEGYELSGVRIEQPEGKYFQSTSLSSAAEVEPSQTLSVYLRSPNQFCNQSRDLNIYDLNTPLSLFWLSHDTGAVALSAQMSTAIHYQTNYRPTFKITSVSDPYMLSLSHDGRAIKFTETGVVKFVFHQALYSMGHTCVREGFSLISYINRNGTNRELMNVFKSGVNYRDTSISASGATKVGAGDLISFEILSPAQCNVRYFGDSSGISMFSLIWIPSAVSSAISATVSVTGLPTGAVRNKLLDFTQVTSNEKQIQLVSSGQLAHKYFIFTEKGIASLAFNLKLIHSCNVLKMTLNQLTMDHMQPTAIAQQIGGQMPEGSIWTSVSLRASFAVHNGTLISVSLDCVRGRINQITHEHGTSISILWISS; this is encoded by the exons ATGCTGAAAAGCCAACAGCAGATCATTGTCGATTTGCAGCAAAAACTTGCTGAACAGCAGCACATATTGGTTAGCCAGCAACGGGAGATTCttgaacagcaaagaaaaatgtatgaGCAAATGGATCTGATCAAAGTCCAATATGGCATGCTTTTTGATACGGTGAAACAAATGTCTTTTCAGAGTTTGCAAGAagatattcaaaattattttgaaagtcatCTTCAAGGACTTCAGAACCAGGTCAGAAATCATCTCCAGAAGTCATACTCTGTGCATAAAGTAGAAGTGGATGCAAAAGTGATTAATGTTGGGGAGTCTTTGCTGGACTGTGGCCTTTGTGAAAGTGATGAATTTTGCAATTTCCAAAAGACACCTTCACAATGTGAAAAATGCACGTTGTGTCCTGCTGGTTTTTTTCAAATGGCCGAGTGTTCTGCAAACTCTGATCGGATTTGCCAG GACAGAGATGAATGCACTGAATCTCCAAGCATTTGTGGTGAGAGGATAAAATGCCTGAATACTCCAG GTGGTTTCCGATGCCTTGGAATTGCTGAGAAAGATGCAGCTTTGGGACTGTGTGGAGAGGAGTATTTCTTTAACAAAGAAATGCAGGAATGCCAGGCGTGTTTAAAATGTGAAGATGGAATGGTGGCCGTGCCTTGTTCCACTGTCAGTGATACGGTTTGTTCAGCAACCGGTGAAAACAAGCTCTCAGAGTCTTGGGCTGCAAACATCATTCTACCCTCTGTGAAGTCTGGCATCTCTCCGGTCTACTCTGGCTTGAACTTGAAGATAAAGGCGAAGCTTCCCTGTGAAATCCTATCCGTTGAAGATAACAGCCTGGTATTCAGGCAACATGGTCTGTTGTGGACTGACCTAAATTTTGCAGTAAAGCACAACTGCAGGAATTTTTTGCAACTTTCCTTAAAGCTAAATGGCAGTGAGGAAGGCTATGAACTGAGCGGTGTTCGCattgaacagccagaaggaaagTATTTCCAGAGCACTAGTTTAAGCAGTGCTGCTGAAGTGGAGCCCAGCCAAACTCTTTCTGTGTATTTGAGGAGCCCCAATCAATTCTGCAATCAAAGTAGAGACTTAAATATTTATGATCTTAATACCCCACTCAGTTTGTTTTGGTTGTCGCACGACACAGGTGCTGTGGCACTCAGTGCACAGATGTCAACAGCAATACATTACCAAACCAACTATCGACCTACCTTTAAAATAACGTCTGTTTCTGACCCTTACATGCTAAGTTTATCTCATGATGGCAGAGCTATAAAGTTCACTGAAACCGGCGTTGTCAAATTTGTGTTCCACCAGGCATTGTATTCCATGGGTCATACATGTGTCCGGGAGGGCTTCTCCTTAATTTCTTATATCAATAGGAATGGTACCAACAGAGAATTAATGAATGTGTTTAAATCTGGAGTAAATTACAGAGACACATCAATATCTGCTTCTGGGGCCACCAAAGTTGGTGCTGGAGATCTGATTAGCTTTGAGATACTTTCTCCTGCACAGTGTAATGTTCGGTATTTTGGAGATAGTTCTGGAATTAGTATGTTTAGCCTCATCTGGATCCCTTCAGCCGTTTCTAGTGCCATATCAGCCACAGTTTCTGTTACAGGTCTGCCTACTGGAGCTGTGAGAAACAAATTACTGGATTTCACCCAGGTCACATCCAATGAGAAACAGATACAGCTGGTTTCGTCTGGACAGCTTGCTCATAAGTATTTCATTTTTACCGAAAAGGGAATTGCCAGCCTTGCGTTTAACTTAAAGCTAATCCACTCATGCAATGTGCTCAAGATGACTCTCAATCAGTTGACCATGGATCACATGCAACCCACAGCAATCGCTCAGCAGATCGGAGGTCAGATGCCAGAGGGAAGCATATGGACCAGTGTGTCCCTCCGTGCATCTTTTGCAGTACACAACGGAACACTGATATCAGTTTCTCTTGACTGTGTGCGTGGAAGGATCAATCAGATCACTCATGAACACGGAACCAGTATATCTATTTTATGGATTTCATCTTAA